The sequence GAGCCCACCTCATCCTCTGTCTGCACCACCCCGATGCTCACATCTCCATAGCCCAGCTCTACAAGACGTGGGGGAGCTACAGGCAGATCAATCTGCTGCGCATTCCCTGCAGCCCATGAGCCAACGCCCATCTGAAGGGCTCTGTTCCCATACATAAATCCATTTTGGGTCATTTATGCTGGGCAGTTCCAGGCCTCAGCCTCAGCCCTCACCTTGTGGATGTGTGAGGAGATGTCCTCGTTCCTAATGATGACGAGCAGCCAGTTGGTGTCCCGGTGTTTCGTTTTGCAGAAGCTCAGAGGTTCAATCTCCACGTGGCCATCTTTCTTCAGCAAcatctgaaagagaaattgTTACGTGTTTGTAGAAGAAACATCTTCACAATTGTGCAAGAGCCAGCTGTGATGGTTCCTGATTGTAGAGCATGAGAGCTTCTCAGGCTGAATATTAGGGAAAAATTCTtagagtggtgaggcacaggaacaggctgctcagggaggaaTCACTGTCTCTGAAAGTGCCAaaggaatgtggagatgtggcacttggggacatggtcggtgggcacggtggggttggggttggacttggtgatcttagaggtcttttccaaccttaacgattctatgattctctttaGGGACATGTTTTAGTGGGCACGGTGATGACGGGCTGATGTTGGACTTGATCCAACCTCAGTAATTCTCCTTCTGCCCTTGGCTTTGACCCGAAAGCCTCCCATCCCCATCCAACCATTACCTTCACCCTTGCAAAGAAGGGTTCCTCTCCTGTCTCCACCAGGTAGAACATCCCAGGCTGCCTGCACGCCTCCTCGGCCACGCTGCGCAGGCGGAACTGCAGCGTGCTGCACAGGTCTGTGATCACATCCTCAAAGGCAGCAGTCCTCCTGGGGTGGGACGTGCAGCGCCGAGTGCTGATGGTCTCCCCGTGTGCCAAACCCTTCCCTCTGCTCTCACCCTCTGTGTCAACCCTATTCAGCATCACCCTATTGAACTCTGCGTACTCATCGAGGATAACTGAGATGTCCCCACGGGAGTCCTTCAGTTTATTCTCATATTTCAGCTTGCTGAGATGGAAaggggctgcacagccctggTTTGAGGAGCTGGCTCTACTCCTCTGCCACCAGCAGGTGTCCCACGATGGAGTGCAATGGGAGGGGTCCCTGTGGTGGCTGCATTGCTGGTGGGATCTGAGGCCACGTGGCCATGTGTCCGAGGGCAGGATTGTCACTTGCAAAGGGCTCCTGCTTCGCAGGGAGTGAGAGGCAGGAGCTCCTCGCACAGACGATGGCTGGGGAGAGCAGTCTCTAGGAAAAATGGAGGTAGAAAGGGGTGGTGTCCCACTCCTTAGGGTCTGTTTTAGCTTATAATGGAAACGGAGGTGCTCCATGTCCAAAGTGTGCTGGGTGATTTCTTCAAAACCCCTCCACGTCCCCATCAGTGACTCCAGCAAATGAGCCTGCCCCTGTGAGCTTCCCATCCTGCCCGGGCATTTTGTGGTGACCGTGAAGTTCAGGTAATCCCTGGAGATCCCCCAGCTGTCCGTGATATTGACATAGGGTGGCATGTGCCTGCTGCTGGTATTCCATTTGCTGGTGGGCCACCAGCAGCCCTCCTCAGTGCTCAGCGATCCCCACTCCTCACTGCATCCCTCTGAGCACCTTGAGCTCATGGAGGATGAGGAATTGCAGTCAGTCCTTGTGGCAACCATGGACTTTAAGCAGTGGCAACCCCTGGGTGTAAGAAGGGGGTGAGCAGCGCGTCCCAAGTGCTTCTCCCAGTCTGAGTCACTGGAGGAGGACCTGTAAGATGGATCTTCCCAGCTCAAACCCACACATttctctgtgctggggaagcGTTTTGCCTTCAGGAGAGCATCCAAAATGTCCCCAGTGTCACTAACCTCTAAGCTCTCTCCAGAGTTTGCACATAGCAGCGATGTTGGCACTGACAGAACAGGGATTTCTCCCTCTTCCAACTCTTCATCAGCACAGTTTGGATCAGCCAACACAGCAGAGTCACCCTGGCTGCACAAAGACCCAGGCTCTTCCATGGGCATGAACTCCCCTGGTCTAAATGATGCAGGGGCGGCaggggggatgctgcttcctCCCTCGCACTCCTCAGGGCTCCCGGGGCAGGCACACCTGCTGTCAGCATCTGATGGTAGCTGTCCCATGCAGCTGGAGCTTGGGACAGTATCTTGAGCACGAGTTGGACTCATTTTGGGGTCCATGCCCAAGACTGGGTCTGGTTCAGTCTTGTGGCCATGCAGAGGAGAACAAGGCCTCAATCTTGGCTCTCCAGGTGTGAGTATATCCAGAGGAGAGCTCTCTGCAGGCTCTGCATGGCACAGCCCCAAGTCCTTCTTCACTCCTCCTGCACACTCAGGCTTCAAGGAGTCATCCAGTGCTGGGTTCTCAGCAGCCACACACTGCTCTACAGCAGCCACTGTCTTGCAGGGCTTTCCATGTGGGCACAGATCTGATTCCTGCTCACTTTGCTCTAATAAGCAGCAATGGGGGTCTGCAGCAGTACTGTGAGGAGAAGGGTCCTGATGGGGGGAAGACAGGGATGGGCTGTTTGGAGagctctgctggtgctgggCCACAGTGAGAGGTGATATATCACCAACAGGCTCTCTCATTGAGGAGGAACAATCTGATTCTAACAGGTCACAAAGAGAGGTCTTCAGCTCCTGTGGTGCACCAGCTGCGCTTGTTTCATTGCTCCTAGGGGGCTTCTCTGCACAGAGGCACAcatcagtgcttgcctcagtGTCAGAACCACCTGCCCAGgctgcacagctgaaggcaaagcCATCACATGCTCCCAAGGGCTCATCCAGCACATCTGTGTGGTTGGCAGAAGGACTGCCATGCTGTCTTTGATCCAAAACCTCGTTCTGGTCTGGGTGCGACTCACCAGCGTTCAGCAATGTGAGCTCAGTGCTAACATCACCTGCACACCTTTGAGAAAGGCTCCCTCCTGGGCCACTCCTTGATGGAGTCTGGAGGAGTGCCTGGAGGAGAGCTGTGGCCACTTGGTCCTCTGGAGCAGCCCCCACATCAGTTCCTCCATCAAAGCAGACAGAACTGGCATCAGGGGACAGGGTTAGGAAGGGTTCCTGGCCTCGTGGTGACTCAGGGCCAGCTGTGCAGGCAACTTTGCTCCCAGCAAGCACCCATGTTTCTGCAGAGGGCGCACGATCCTCATCTTTCTGTTCCAATCCATCCCTGAGCATCTCGCTGGCAGACTGGCAGCTGCTCATAATGGTAACCCCACGGACAAGGCTCAGAATGGGGGACAATGGCAGCACTGACACGGGGCCGTCTGCATGTGCCAAACCAACACCATTTGTCTCTGCACTTGGGGTGACCACGGTCCCCCAAGGCTCTTGCAGTGCACCCAGGCTGAGGGCTGCATCACTAGAAAGTCCTTGAGGTCCGGCCCCAGTCCCACCTGATGGCACTGGCACTGATCCATTCTCACAGGGTAACACAGAGGCAGTGGGGATGGACATAGGGCCATCTCCAGGAATGCCAAAGTCCTTTGGAGGTGCTGAATTCACCAGCTCTACGTCACCTCTTTCTGAAAACGCTAAATCAACAGGTCTTGCGAACGTGCTTTCATTTTCCAagtcttctttctctctttttccctcctccaccttttcctcctctttttccatCTGTCCTATGGGGTCTTGTGATTCCCTCTCTTCTTCACCAAATCCAATGGGGTTTGAGTGAGTTTTGAGACTTGCTTCTGAGGGCATCGAATCACAGCAACGTTGTGGTCCATCGCTGATGTCCCAGGTGCTGTCCAAACTATGTCCAGCATCTTCCATGCTCCCCCTTTCTTCAGGAGGACTGGGGCCACCGCCAGAGCACACTGCCCATCTGTTCTCTGGCTGCTCTCCACCTTCTTGCTGAGCACACAGGGCATCACTCTGGGGAGCTGGGCTGAAATTCAGAGTTTGGCCATGTGGGTTTTCCCTGCCCAGCACAACTTGGGGCTCACCAGCATCACCGAGCTCATTGGAAGGGCTGGGGATCATCCCAGCATCCATCAGCTCCTCCTTGAGTGGCTCAACCTGAAACAACATAACCCAGAGGTTAACCTTCAAGACAGGAACTGAGAAATCCCATGCATGAAGacacagacattttaaaaactcaGATTTTGTCAGTACAACCACCCCAATGGCATCTGTGGAGATAAGTTTGCCTCCCAAATAAGTCCAGTTTGAACCTTTACCCCACAGGAGTCACTGCCATGCCTACAGATAGCCAGGGAAAGGATTTGAAgctttttatcttctttataCAGTGAGGAGGCTTAAAAACAGACCAAACTGTATTGAGATCCCAATAAGGATCAATCACAAGCTGGAAAATGCCCAGAGACAGGTAGGCTTTTGAAACCCCATCTTGGGATAGTTGtggttttccttctctctcatttaAGTGTAGATTTCTAGTAAAGACCTTTAGactgataaaaaaaacaaaaactgagccatgctggatgttttttggtttgttgcTCAATAGTTTTCTCTCCAGGGTCTGGAGAAGTCCAGTGATCACGGGTTTGCTCACACCCTGGAGAGAAGATGCTTGTGTTTATGTGGCATTGAGAAAACTCATATTTACTTGCTCCAATTCCTTGGGATTCCTGCACACTGTGTTCCTGCTCTGTGTCAGTGTTGGATACAGCTTCTCTCAGAGCCCAGGGATACAGCTCAGTCTGTCAACTGGAATTGAGGCCTgaaagttttgtgttttttttttttttttttgagaactcTGAGCATGAGTGCATAGGGCAAACTGTTGAGTGACTTTCATGTATCATGCTTCAGGGTACTGAACTACCTTGCTCCAAGAGAGCTCATAGGCACACCTGCTCCATTCCTCCCACAAGAAACTACTTGCACAAAATGCATCGTGTGCCCTGCAGGCTCACAGCACCCACACCCCAAGCTCTTACTGCAGTGACAGTTGAGACGTCACGTACACACTCCTCAGTTCTGTACTTTCCAGCCAGGTTGTTCTGATCTGTGTGTTCAGTGAGGGAAGGGCTCTCTGAGCTCGTGGAGGAAGGCTCCTCCTCCCCTGAAAAGGATGATACCGTACTATCAACAACACCAGGATTCCCATCAGCATCAGTTTGAGAGTCTGCAGGGCTCTCCTCTGGGTGGAAATTGCCCTGGCAGAGAGTGCTGGGATCCAGAGAGCTGCTAGGAGTCTGGTCAGGGTCTGATCGTGAATCTGCAGGGCACGTCTCCAACTCAAAGCAATCATCACTGTCTTCACTCAGCTCAAAAAAGTCTCCGGTGCTGTTTAGTGAGACGTATTTCTTGGGGTTGCTGTGCTCCACCACCTTCCTCGTGCTGCTCAGGAGTTTGCTGGGCTTGCTGTAGAACAGAGCTACCCACATGTGAAGTATCAGCTTCATCTCTTCCACGTCATCGGGTAGATCAGAGTCCCAAGGcctggaagagaaagcaaacacaGCCTGAAGTCATGgaaccatttgagttggaagggatccttacatgtcatctagtccaactcccttgcaatgagcACAGACATCTATACGCCCTCCTCTTCCCTCTGCTTGACAAAGGTAACTCATCTCCAGTGCTAAACCTCAGTGCAGGGGGGCTGTAAGTGCTCAGCTGCATTACTTGATGTGGTTTCCAACttgaaaataagagaaactCACAGCTGCAAACGGGCACTTCTGTGCACAGCTCCAGGTACCCATTCTATCTCCAGAGGCACAGAGCTTTGACACAACAAAATGGGGCATCTCAGCATGGTGAAAAGGGCAATCATCAtacaaattaaagcaaaaaagaaaagcatagaaAACCCTAGAAAATGCTCTAGCAGGAGATGTCCCCTGCAGATGGCCTTCCAGGCTTGACTTACCCATGCAAGGCACGGATGACTGTTTTCTCCAGGGCATCATTGGTGTACCTGCTGTCCAAATGGAAGAGATACTCCTCCTCCCATTGGCACGTCACCTTCATGGACTCGCCACAGTGGTTGACCGTGTGGGATTTGGCAAAGTCCTCTTTTAGCCTTGgaggctgcaggctgctcctgcGCCTTGCCATCGTGGCCTCAAAGGGGATCTGTGGGCAGGTGCTGTTTTGGTGACGGAAGGGCAGGACTTTCCCAACCAGAGGTGCTGCTCGGGAGCTCCTGGTCCCATTTCTGGAGGGCACTGACCCAGGGTAGGGGACACCTCTGTGTTTCTTTGAGTGCTCAGGCATCAGCGAGGCATAGGAGTGCTCGGAGGAGATGAAGGAGTGTTTGTTCACCTCGGTGGCCTCCTGTGTTGTCTCCCTTGGAGGCAGCAGACATGTTTGTTGACTGTTCTTGCTGTTAAGCCCAAGGCTTTTCTCTCCAGGAATAGGGGTTGAGtcttttaattctgtttttccaaCAGGGGGAAGCTTCTGGTTTGGAGATGCTTTACTAGACGAGACAGCTGCCTTTGCAAGCTTGTCTACCCTGTGGTATTCGTGGTCGGAAGCACTGCGTGAGGACTTGGGCTTACGATGActctgctgctccttggcaGAGTCAGTGGATGAGCTGCAGGACAAAGAGATCATCCTGCTGTCCATGGAGTTAAAGGGAGGAATACAGGAACCCAGAGCCAGGTCTGCCAGCAAGTTCAAGGCATGGGACTCGTAGTCACTGCCCTTCATATCGAAAGCGTGGCCAGAGATGCTGCTGGGATAAATCTCACCCATCTGGCTGTCTGCTGCGTGGCTTTGGGAAGAAACTTCGCTTGGGAGGATGGAGAATGGATCCTTCCACtctgcattaaaagaaaaataaagagagtaAGTGGAGGTCACAGAGAGGGGGTTCAAAATGAATAGCATTTAGACAGATGCTGTGGCATCCAGCACCTCTCCAGTATCTCCGCATTAAGGACCTGTTTGTCAGGAAAAGGATGCTTCTCCAACACGAGCTTTGCACGTTCataaaaaccccaaaacctCCGTGGTATGAAGGCGATGGGTGCTGCAGAAGGATCCAGAGTTTGGATCCTGACTTCAGGAAGTGGGTGATTCTCAGAAATCAATGGCATGGGATGCAGAGATAAGAATTGTGCTAGAGTTTTATGAGTTATGTTTCATACCCTTGGGAAATGCACAGTGGGACACATCAATTGAGTGTTTTCCACTGCTAAACActcttattttgcatttttggcAGATTCTGGTGTTCAGCTTTTATGAGTTACATACAGTGATGTGGGTAGACTCCTCTGAATGAACCAAACTCAACAGCAGGACCCAGCCTACACACTGCCCACGCCAGAGAACTGGCTAGAACTGCTCCAGGAACCTCCACGTGACAGCAGAACTAATGAAAACTGCCACGTATCAGGAAGTCTGACAGCATGTGGCAATAACAGACTGAGAAAATTGGATAAACTGAGCCAAAGTGGTAAAACCAGTCTTGAAAGCCTCCACgaagagggaaaataaagacCAGAGACAAATCTGAAAAGACATCAAAGTGTGAGTGTGAGAAAACATGAGAAATTAGCAGAAAGTGTCTCTCCTGTTCCATCATTTATTTTGGCAGCCCAATATTGGTTCTCAGTTTAAAAGCAGACTCCCAGCCAGCACCTGCAGACGTTGCACTCTGGGACTATCCAAGCTGCCTCCTAAATCTACTGCAGTCTGTCTGCACAGGGTTTAACAGCCCCACTCTGGTTTTGCAGTGTAACAGACCTGACTCCAATCCAGACCTTAAGCATCAAAAGGCCTTTTGGCAGCTGCTGAATGTGCTGTTACCACTACTTGGTCGTGACCTGACAGTGATGTTGGATGGCTCTGTTTTTAAGGTAAATATTTCCATTAGGAGCAGCATTCTTACCGCTTTCTGCTGGCTTTTTGGTGTGAGGTTTTGATGGCCTGCTAGCCACGCTTTTTGTCACCTGACTCTTCACTGGCTTCGCAGTGCTTTCAGTAACAGGAGCCTTTTTCACATCCGAATTCTTCAGCATCTTTGGCCTCTTTGTTTCTGAGCCAGaactgctgggagctgaggtTCTCTTCTGGATAGGTTCAGACTGTGTTTTGTGCACAAATTCTGCAGACAGCACCTCTGCACCTGGgacaaggaaaaggaagggcATGCAAGGACTTATTCCAGATCCATCAGCTCTGAACACCCGGGAGGAACACGAGGAGACATGGCTCCTAATAAAGCCATCTATCCAAGCTGGATACCCCggagaagcagaaggaagtCAGCCCCAATTATTTAGCACTtacctcttttccttctttgaggAAACTGTAAATGGGCTAATTTAAGCATGGGCTCATTGGAGTTGGCTGTAAGCCCTGTTTTTTTAGGAAAAGAGAACGTGATGTTGACTTTCTTCTTGGTCGCTTTCCTTTTCCTACTGCTATCCCCCACAGGATGTATTTGCATCTTGAGGGGTGACCATTTCTTCCTGGAGCTTGTCACAGCAGTTCCGCTGgatttcctcttgttctgctTCTCCCACAGCTTGCTAGATGCACTCACATCTTTTGTGGGCCCTTTGCTCTGGTCCAGCCCCAGAGCAGCCTTTGGGTTTCCACCTTTTACATCAGGAGGGGTAGGGTCTGGTGGTACAGCTAAAGAGAAGTCCACTTTATGAGCAGTCTCTGAGTTGCTGCAAAGAGACTGAGCAGCACCAGCCAAGCATCCTAAGGCAGCTGACATTTCCAGAGTGTAGCTGCTGGGATTGGAGAAGTAAtgctgcagctgggagaaagACTGCTTGGAATGTCCTCTGCAGGATTTAATACCTTCATCCTTGGCTGGTGACAGGCAAGAAGAACAGGGAGCTTCAGTGTTTTGGCTGGAGGcttgctgtgtattttcttcaagCTTTGCATATTCCTGGAAGTGCTGTTTGATGCACACATTGGTACCAGGTGCATCCCCCCACGAAGAATTAGTGGCTTTCTGCAAGGCATAGCGAAGTCCAGGCAAAACAGAGGCTATTTTCAAAGAGATGTCACTAgctttcctttcacattttGGATTATGTccttcaactgaaaaaaaaaaaagaattttacttATGTTAATAAAGGATTACGTTCCCCAAATCATTTTACTATTACATGATAAGAGAACATGAAAGGCATGAGCAAGTCCCCAAAGCCAAACCACAAAAAGCTTGCCAGGGAGCAATGTCCTGTTTCAGTGGGTGCTTTGCAAGGTACAAAAGAATGGCATATAGGAAACCAAAAGTGGATAAACCAAGGATGAAAGACCCCTGGTGTATCCACGAGCTCCCTTCTGCAGGGTCACACACAGCAATCTTGTCCCCTTGCTCCAGCAATTTTTGGGAAGTCTTAACATTTAGGACACTCAGAcctctgaaaataatgaaaactctccttgccccccccccccccaggtGCCTCTGTATAAGGTCTTGGATGTGGGTGATAACAGGCTACTCAATCTAGACATGctaacaaaaccaaaccaggaAAAGCCTTCCTCCAACACCAAGACTACTTCGTTGAATGAGATGAGTATTTGGTTGTAGATGATTCCTCCCTACAGAGAACTGAACTCTCTTCACAGAGAAGTCTGCTGTCTGCATGGGGCTCGGGTGAGGGATGTTACTAGGAAACTACCCAGGCTGGAGCAGCTGTCAGACCACAATTCCTTACTGCTTTTCCACATAGGGAGAGATGAAGCACCTAAATGTGGGTCAAGGGCCATCAAAAGGAGCTTCAAGGCCTCAGGATGATGGCTAAAGGAATCGAATGCACAGATCATCTattcttctctgcctcctgtAGTGGGGAGggacacagaaacaaaccaaaggaTCTTAGCTTTAAGTAATTGGTTTTGTGACTGCAGCTGTTGCCAGAATTTTGGATTTTTTGACAATCAATTAGCCTATGTGGTACTGGGTTTGTGGGCATCAGATGGGGTTTGTCCTTCTCAAAGGGGGAGAAGGGTCCTTGGGGAAAAGCTGATGGGGCTCATCGGGAGGGCTTTAAACTTGGTTTGAAGGGAGACTGGGAGAATAGAGAGCCTTCCCATGGTAAGGTGTTTCCCCAGTCCTCATGGGCAAGgatgaggagcagagctggcacatCTTTATGGAGGCTTTCCATCTCCAAGTGTagcaagtcaggaaaggaaggcaagagaccAGCGTGGCTGAACTGgtacctgctggtcaaactgaagagcaagaagaaaatgcacaggcagtgggAACAGGGACAGGTACTGTGGGAATACTGTAAGGAAGCTGGTAGGCTGTgtagggatggggacaggaaagccaaggcccagcttgaactgaacttggcaagggatgccaagaacaagaaaggcttccACAGGTACCtcaagcagaaaaggaaagtccaggagggTGTACCCCCCCACTGAGGGATACAGGCAGAttggtaacaacagacaagaAGGCTGAGGAACTCAACAACTTTTTTGCCTTGGTCTTCTCTGATAGCTGCTCTCCACACAGCCCTCAAACATTTGGTTTGGTAGGAAGGGATTAGGGAAGCAATGTCCCTCTCACTGTGAGCGAAGCTCAGGTTTGTGACCACCTGAGgaacatccacaagtctatgggtcctgatgagatgcatcccagagtcctgagggaattggctgatgtggTCATCAAGTCACTCTCTATGATATTTGGAAAGTTGTGGTAAGCAGGTGAagaagtccctggtgactgggaaaaaggcaacatcacacccatttttaaaaaaggtaaaaaggaTGACCCTGGGAGCTACcaacctgtcagcctcacctctgtgctggggaatattatggagcagatcctcctggaaactATGTTAAGGTACATGGAAAgcagggacagactctttaggaAGGTTCTGcggtgacagaacaaggggaaatggtttcaagctcaaaaaGAGTAGATTTGGgttagatacaaggaaaaaattgtttacagtgagggtggtgaggcactggcatagcTTGTTCAGAGAtgtagtggatgccccatccctgaagacttccaaggccaggctggatcaggccctgggcaatctgacctagctgt is a genomic window of Meleagris gallopavo isolate NT-WF06-2002-E0010 breed Aviagen turkey brand Nicholas breeding stock chromosome 1, Turkey_5.1, whole genome shotgun sequence containing:
- the TASOR2 gene encoding protein TASOR 2 isoform X1: MGERRDEAARRPGAGLYPEFRESSSLLQTAVSVLQNSYLDSTSQDGFWYSQAILVENDVFLNELKAFVQAKEAAGYSQEELEETFAFLLFDNEEEAKEVCQTGLRVNSSSISMLGDPAKGVYISRYADCLHPRPWYHGKSGFIVICKLIKGKVKVVSENYTTSYTCPSPGYDCHVAMSRSIMSSKSSPCQAFEQNQYYVYEVSDGSTAERPRQICPYIVIACQYREPKEMPILARESLPEPNHKGLYCPWRGQLSIQGQLLCNIALRTPYSSTIPAQLPHNLDINHVMDLSDLKKKLPEAAFGKRNYVENEVCFQGVYFSLYEVEISNKDQHKMDQLLENLKKKDLAIIKYLQDHGILILLTSSALAQDDGFDPKEPVSLLALFLFSSSRSMCLRVEGHNPKCERKASDISLKIASVLPGLRYALQKATNSSWGDAPGTNVCIKQHFQEYAKLEENTQQASSQNTEAPCSSCLSPAKDEGIKSCRGHSKQSFSQLQHYFSNPSSYTLEMSAALGCLAGAAQSLCSNSETAHKVDFSLAVPPDPTPPDVKGGNPKAALGLDQSKGPTKDVSASSKLWEKQNKRKSSGTAVTSSRKKWSPLKMQIHPVGDSSRKRKATKKKVNITFSFPKKTGLTANSNEPMLKLAHLQFPQRRKRGAEVLSAEFVHKTQSEPIQKRTSAPSSSGSETKRPKMLKNSDVKKAPVTESTAKPVKSQVTKSVASRPSKPHTKKPAESEWKDPFSILPSEVSSQSHAADSQMGEIYPSSISGHAFDMKGSDYESHALNLLADLALGSCIPPFNSMDSRMISLSCSSSTDSAKEQQSHRKPKSSRSASDHEYHRVDKLAKAAVSSSKASPNQKLPPVGKTELKDSTPIPGEKSLGLNSKNSQQTCLLPPRETTQEATEVNKHSFISSEHSYASLMPEHSKKHRGVPYPGSVPSRNGTRSSRAAPLVGKVLPFRHQNSTCPQIPFEATMARRRSSLQPPRLKEDFAKSHTVNHCGESMKVTCQWEEEYLFHLDSRYTNDALEKTVIRALHGPWDSDLPDDVEEMKLILHMWVALFYSKPSKLLSSTRKVVEHSNPKKYVSLNSTGDFFELSEDSDDCFELETCPADSRSDPDQTPSSSLDPSTLCQGNFHPEESPADSQTDADGNPGVVDSTVSSFSGEEEPSSTSSESPSLTEHTDQNNLAGKYRTEECVEPLKEELMDAGMIPSPSNELGDAGEPQVVLGRENPHGQTLNFSPAPQSDALCAQQEGGEQPENRWAVCSGGGPSPPEERGSMEDAGHSLDSTWDISDGPQRCCDSMPSEASLKTHSNPIGFGEEERESQDPIGQMEKEEEKVEEGKREKEDLENESTFARPVDLAFSERGDVELVNSAPPKDFGIPGDGPMSIPTASVLPCENGSVPVPSGGTGAGPQGLSSDAALSLGALQEPWGTVVTPSAETNGVGLAHADGPVSVLPLSPILSLVRGVTIMSSCQSASEMLRDGLEQKDEDRAPSAETWVLAGSKVACTAGPESPRGQEPFLTLSPDASSVCFDGGTDVGAAPEDQVATALLQALLQTPSRSGPGGSLSQRCAGDVSTELTLLNAGESHPDQNEVLDQRQHGSPSANHTDVLDEPLGACDGFAFSCAAWAGGSDTEASTDVCLCAEKPPRSNETSAAGAPQELKTSLCDLLESDCSSSMREPVGDISPLTVAQHQQSSPNSPSLSSPHQDPSPHSTAADPHCCLLEQSEQESDLCPHGKPCKTVAAVEQCVAAENPALDDSLKPECAGGVKKDLGLCHAEPAESSPLDILTPGEPRLRPCSPLHGHKTEPDPVLGMDPKMSPTRAQDTVPSSSCMGQLPSDADSRCACPGSPEECEGGSSIPPAAPASFRPGEFMPMEEPGSLCSQGDSAVLADPNCADEELEEGEIPVLSVPTSLLCANSGESLEVSDTGDILDALLKAKRFPSTEKCVGLSWEDPSYRSSSSDSDWEKHLGRAAHPLLTPRGCHCLKSMVATRTDCNSSSSMSSRCSEGCSEEWGSLSTEEGCWWPTSKWNTSSRHMPPYVNITDSWGISRDYLNFTVTTKCPGRMGSSQGQAHLLESLMGTWRGFEEITQHTLDMEHLRFHYKLKQTLRSGTPPLSTSIFPRDCSPQPSSVRGAPASHSLRSRSPLQVTILPSDTWPRGLRSHQQCSHHRDPSHCTPSWDTCWWQRSRASSSNQGCAAPFHLSKLKYENKLKDSRGDISVILDEYAEFNRVMLNRVDTEGESRGKGLAHGETISTRRCTSHPRRTAAFEDVITDLCSTLQFRLRSVAEEACRQPGMFYLVETGEEPFFARVKMLLKKDGHVEIEPLSFCKTKHRDTNWLLVIIRNEDISSHIHKVPCLLRLKHCPNVVFAGVDSPEDITDQTYQELFHTGGFVVSDNEVLETVTLGQLKEVVKVLEKLNRSGRWKWFLHYKESKKLRENVRVDANAHRKNLILKSCQDLIEVLHYHACDSSSSSRSEYMKCLLNLQVQHVSARFAVYLTEKPSISRDVFENKGILVANISTFLGMAQKVAVPFRRSCW